One region of Azoarcus sp. CIB genomic DNA includes:
- a CDS encoding transporter yields the protein MKMRQISAAVALAMLATGSAVAKEGGDQYPNGVENWLSGAAPPPGNYFLNYVGHYRGELRDGDGDKVPGASVDAWFDALRFIKMTDTKVLGGDWGMHLIVPLVHQEVKLGGDSKTVTGLGDITFNPLIIAWHTKNLHWLVALDLNMPTGKYKSGEPRKSIGANYWSLEPIFAATWLSDDGWEVSGKFMYNIKRKNKDFRLAPGMPKMDYESGDEFHMDYLVGKHFGPWAMGLSGYYLKQTENDKLEGETLPEVPGVWSRGRKGEVFAIGPSVSYTNKSGTTFIAQWQHETEAENRFRGDKAWFKLVVPF from the coding sequence ATGAAAATGAGACAGATCAGCGCAGCAGTCGCACTCGCAATGCTCGCCACCGGCAGTGCCGTCGCGAAGGAGGGCGGCGATCAGTATCCGAACGGCGTCGAAAACTGGTTATCCGGCGCGGCGCCGCCGCCTGGGAATTATTTCCTCAACTACGTCGGCCACTACCGTGGCGAGCTGCGCGACGGCGATGGCGACAAGGTACCCGGCGCGTCGGTGGATGCGTGGTTCGACGCACTGCGTTTCATCAAGATGACCGACACGAAGGTCCTGGGCGGCGACTGGGGCATGCACCTCATCGTGCCCCTCGTGCATCAGGAGGTTAAGCTCGGCGGTGACAGCAAGACGGTGACCGGGCTCGGGGACATCACCTTCAATCCGCTCATCATCGCCTGGCACACCAAGAACCTGCACTGGTTAGTCGCGCTCGACCTCAACATGCCGACCGGAAAGTACAAGTCAGGCGAACCGAGGAAAAGCATCGGAGCGAACTACTGGAGCCTCGAGCCGATCTTCGCGGCGACCTGGCTGTCGGACGACGGCTGGGAGGTGTCGGGCAAGTTCATGTACAACATCAAGCGCAAGAACAAGGACTTCCGCCTCGCGCCGGGCATGCCCAAGATGGATTACGAGTCGGGCGACGAATTCCACATGGATTACCTCGTCGGCAAGCATTTCGGGCCGTGGGCGATGGGGCTTTCCGGCTACTACCTGAAGCAGACCGAGAACGACAAGCTGGAAGGCGAGACGCTGCCGGAAGTGCCGGGCGTGTGGTCGCGCGGACGCAAGGGCGAGGTGTTCGCGATCGGCCCGAGCGTGAGCTACACGAACAAGAGCGGCACAACGTTCATCGCGCAGTGGCAGCACGAGACCGAGGCCGAAAACCGCTTCCGCGGCGACAAGGCGTGGTTCAAGCTGGTGGTGCCGTTCTGA